The Candidatus Anaeroferrophillus wilburensis genomic interval ATTTGCCAGCTTGAAGACCTTAAGCCGGGGATGAAACTCCCCGGGCTGGTCACCAATGTCACCAGATTTGGTGCCTTTGTGGATATTGGTGTGCACCAGGACGGCCTGGTCCATATCAGTCAGCTGGCCGATCGCTATGTCAGGGACCCTGGAGAGGTGGTCAAAGTCCAGCAACAGGTGATGGTCACCGTCATGGAGGTCGATCGCGAGCGCCGGCGCATTGCCCTTTCACTGCGTGAACGGCCTGAAAAACCCTGAAAAGACCAAACATTGACGGTGCCGCCGGCGGCAAAAAGTGCCACCTTACGCTCATGTTTGAGGCTGTACATGGCGTCGTAATCAAGCACCGCCAGCTTTGCCCTGAGTTCATCGATGGCGGTCATAATCTCACGATCATCGACCTTGATGAGAAGCTCGCCCTCCTTCACCTTTTGACTTTCGGCAACAGCAATCTCGGCAATACGGCCGCTGAACCCGGCAGTTATCCGGCTCTTTAACGGGCGCTCAGCTGCGCGAGAAGCATCCTTGTCTGTTCAGGATTCGGATCTTTTGGATGACCGTTGCAACACCGACAACGGAAGCAGAATAATTTTTTCATTATGATGATCCCTCTACAAGCAGATAAAGTCCGGGATAATCAACCGAATACCTACGTTTTCCTGAACCACGCCCTGAGCATATGCCGGATGGCTGCCAGGGGATGATGCCAAAGCATTTTTGGTCCGGCATAGCGCATGACCGCCCGGATCCTTTCCCGCATGGCCGGCTTATAACAATGGATTGGACATCTGCCGCAGGTGGTTTTTTTCTCCTGCAAGGGACAGTGATCAATCCTTGACCACGCGTACTCCAGCAGCTCTCTGCAGTCAGGACAAAGCGGGCGGCACTTGTGCTGCTTACGGCAATACAAGGCAATCATGCGGGCAATAGTTTCCCGCTCTT includes:
- a CDS encoding nitrous oxide-stimulated promoter family protein, with amino-acid sequence MANDNLASLRIQQERETIARMIALYCRKQHKCRPLCPDCRELLEYAWSRIDHCPLQEKKTTCGRCPIHCYKPAMRERIRAVMRYAGPKMLWHHPLAAIRHMLRAWFRKT